A single window of Ignisphaera cupida DNA harbors:
- a CDS encoding carbohydrate kinase family protein, with product MSVFVAGRINYDTILFVKGFFQRGRKFVGNLVTEGVGGTGANIAISMVRAGARNVKLFGAVGKDLENTVKTYLQSEGVGIEHVIVFDGETGRAYIIIDDEGESTIITIPGVNNMLSASHIPKDILDSSAIVVANIPRDVATAIVEKFKGQLMFMDPGNSWNPLELVSKTQCECFILPNEYEFSQYLNNSKSDLHAYKNCVIVVKKGEKGATLYDYRRGRALDVGAMPLKKLGLKVYSTAGCGDIFTGVFATLYMESRNIEKAMLYASIAAGVKATRILSHDVPKRSELETLIDKYRSMISINEYSL from the coding sequence TTGAGTGTTTTTGTTGCTGGTAGAATAAACTATGACACTATTCTATTTGTTAAAGGGTTTTTTCAAAGAGGAAGAAAATTTGTTGGAAATCTTGTTACTGAGGGTGTTGGTGGAACAGGTGCAAACATAGCTATTTCAATGGTCAGGGCAGGGGCTAGAAATGTTAAGCTTTTTGGTGCTGTTGGCAAGGACTTGGAAAACACAGTTAAAACCTATTTGCAAAGTGAGGGTGTTGGTATAGAGCATGTTATTGTTTTTGATGGTGAAACTGGTAGAGCATATATAATAATTGATGATGAGGGAGAGTCAACAATAATAACAATACCAGGTGTAAACAACATGCTTAGCGCTTCTCACATACCCAAAGACATTCTAGATTCTTCAGCGATTGTTGTAGCAAATATTCCAAGGGATGTTGCAACAGCAATTGTAGAGAAATTCAAAGGGCAGTTAATGTTTATGGATCCTGGAAACAGTTGGAATCCTCTTGAGTTGGTTTCTAAAACCCAATGTGAATGCTTTATACTGCCAAATGAATACGAGTTTTCACAATACTTAAACAACTCGAAGAGTGATCTACATGCCTACAAAAACTGTGTGATTGTTGTTAAAAAAGGTGAGAAAGGGGCTACGCTATATGACTATAGAAGGGGAAGAGCATTGGATGTGGGTGCAATGCCTTTGAAAAAACTTGGGCTAAAGGTTTATTCAACAGCTGGTTGCGGCGATATATTTACAGGGGTTTTTGCTACTTTATACATGGAGTCTAGAAACATTGAGAAGGCAATGCTCTACGCATCTATAGCAGCTGGGGTAAAGGCTACAAGAATTCTCTCGCATGATGTACCAAAAAGAAGTGAGCTAGAGACTCTCATAGACAAATACCGTTCCATGATAAGCATAAATGAATATTCTCTATAG
- a CDS encoding YbhB/YbcL family Raf kinase inhibitor-like protein — MKKVFYLAIALLIIAILISVTIYLNFFKQVQVELTAPGLESVIGNAKKTIYVSSKSFSNGSTIPAKYTCDGDNTSPQITISNVPPQAKSVVLIVYDPDAPGGIFYHWIVYNLSGLVINLDEGESQRGKLLQGLNDFGFIGYGGPCPPKGDKPHRYVFVALALDIESNWGSGLHPEDVLEKVKGHVIAYGYLIGFYSR, encoded by the coding sequence ATGAAAAAAGTTTTTTACTTAGCAATAGCCTTGCTCATAATAGCTATTCTCATTTCGGTAACCATCTACCTCAATTTCTTTAAACAAGTTCAGGTAGAGCTTACGGCACCTGGGCTGGAAAGCGTTATTGGAAATGCGAAGAAAACCATCTATGTTTCAAGCAAATCCTTTAGCAACGGCTCGACAATACCAGCTAAATACACATGCGATGGGGATAACACATCACCTCAAATAACAATATCTAATGTTCCTCCACAGGCCAAAAGCGTTGTTCTAATTGTTTACGATCCAGATGCACCAGGTGGAATATTCTATCACTGGATTGTTTACAACTTAAGTGGTTTAGTCATAAATCTTGATGAGGGGGAGTCGCAGAGAGGCAAACTTTTGCAGGGGTTAAACGACTTTGGTTTTATTGGTTATGGAGGTCCATGCCCACCAAAAGGCGATAAACCACATAGGTATGTATTTGTGGCCTTGGCTCTTGACATAGAGTCTAACTGGGGATCTGGCCTACATCCAGAGGATGTTTTAGAGAAAGTCAAGGGCCATGTTATTGCATATGGATATTTGATTGGGTTCTACAGTAGGTGA
- the mobB gene encoding molybdopterin-guanine dinucleotide biosynthesis protein B — translation MISYVVKFVSFERRSGKTDIASKIVSNLKAKGYIVGVVKHSHGEIDVAEKDSFIYANAGADIVVVSSTNKGAIFYSKWVDDLPTILKYLDTPIIVVEGFKESEVGDTIAVINKIEEFELAKKLKNLIAIVAENTIADTLKKNSEVPIYTKSDVDKIAELIENKMLIHIESKTPQLNCGYCGYETCKAFAKAYAMGKTSWCPVKLDVKLMVNNKPIPLNPFVKNALKSTIEGFISSLKGVEEKKEKILIEINYTQT, via the coding sequence TTGATTTCCTATGTTGTAAAGTTTGTTTCTTTTGAGAGAAGAAGTGGGAAAACAGACATAGCCTCTAAAATTGTTTCAAATCTCAAGGCAAAAGGCTACATAGTTGGTGTTGTTAAGCATTCCCATGGGGAAATAGATGTTGCTGAAAAAGATAGTTTCATCTATGCAAATGCAGGAGCCGATATAGTTGTGGTTTCATCTACAAACAAAGGAGCTATTTTCTACAGCAAATGGGTTGATGACTTACCAACAATTCTGAAATACTTGGATACACCAATAATAGTTGTTGAGGGCTTCAAAGAGTCAGAGGTGGGAGACACAATAGCAGTAATAAACAAAATTGAGGAATTTGAATTAGCAAAAAAGCTTAAGAATCTAATAGCAATTGTTGCTGAAAACACCATTGCAGATACTCTAAAGAAAAACAGTGAAGTACCCATATACACAAAAAGCGATGTAGACAAAATCGCAGAACTCATAGAAAATAAAATGCTTATCCACATAGAATCCAAAACACCACAGCTAAACTGTGGTTACTGTGGCTATGAAACATGCAAAGCATTTGCAAAAGCATATGCAATGGGAAAAACAAGCTGGTGTCCAGTGAAACTAGATGTAAAACTAATGGTAAACAACAAGCCAATACCACTCAACCCATTCGTCAAAAATGCACTAAAATCAACAATAGAAGGATTCATATCATCACTAAAAGGAGTAGAGGAAAAGAAAGAAAAAATACTAATCGAAATAAACTACACACAAACCTAA
- a CDS encoding NAD+ synthase, which yields MFSLRISIDDIVNIDYGFVESYLSRFLRSSLAASGMKGFVVGVSGGVDSAVAYALAVRSVGVDRVFAVVMPDKNVTPDDDVKDAVNLVEGFGGRYDVVEISDIVDAYVKKIPVASHGDVLAVGNLRARIRMCILYYYANKFNYLVLGTSDRSEYLLGYFTKYGDGASDIAPLIVLFKTQVRRFGEFLGVPQKIVKKPSSPRLWPDHLAEKELGLRYEDIDLVFFAFFDLGLPVNEIPSVTGVSDDVVKKVLHRYSTTIHKRSGVLMPDPKPVVEQIVSSVYQKIRRG from the coding sequence GTGTTTTCTTTGAGGATTTCGATTGATGATATTGTTAATATTGATTATGGTTTTGTTGAAAGTTATTTGTCTAGGTTTTTGAGGAGTAGCTTGGCTGCATCTGGTATGAAAGGTTTTGTTGTTGGGGTTAGTGGTGGTGTTGATTCTGCTGTTGCCTATGCTTTGGCTGTTAGAAGTGTTGGTGTTGATAGAGTTTTCGCTGTTGTTATGCCTGATAAGAATGTTACTCCTGATGATGATGTGAAAGATGCTGTGAATCTTGTTGAGGGTTTTGGTGGCAGATATGATGTTGTTGAGATTTCTGATATTGTTGATGCCTATGTTAAGAAAATTCCAGTGGCTTCTCATGGCGATGTTCTTGCTGTTGGGAATCTAAGGGCAAGAATAAGAATGTGCATACTCTACTACTACGCAAACAAGTTCAACTATCTTGTTTTAGGTACTAGTGATAGAAGTGAGTATTTGCTTGGCTACTTCACAAAATATGGTGATGGAGCTTCCGACATAGCACCACTAATAGTTTTGTTCAAAACCCAGGTGAGAAGATTCGGAGAGTTTCTTGGTGTTCCACAAAAAATTGTTAAAAAGCCTAGTTCCCCAAGGCTTTGGCCAGATCACTTAGCTGAGAAAGAACTTGGTTTAAGATATGAGGATATAGATCTTGTTTTCTTCGCATTTTTCGATCTTGGTCTACCCGTAAATGAAATTCCTAGTGTTACTGGCGTTAGTGATGATGTTGTTAAAAAGGTTTTGCATAGATATTCAACAACAATTCACAAAAGATCTGGTGTTTTAATGCCAGATCCAAAACCTGTTGTAGAACAAATTGTTTCATCTGTTTACCAAAAAATTAGAAGAGGCTAA
- a CDS encoding TIGR00269 family protein, whose translation MVETKIKCSFCNENAVTRIGYAKLWLCKEHFIQFIEKKVFNTFKRYGLGGKNWRILAAVSGGKDSVSMLYILHKLSKDIGFELIALHIDLGIGEYSKISREVVENLCKSLGIPLIVLDLKELTGFNLPEMVSKTKRPPCSLCGLIKRYLINVAAQELKANAVALGHHLDDLIPYIIKNFVLQNLFEISKLGPKTDTLNGLVGRIRPLYEVSEDEIMLYAYLAKLPFVQNECPYSARKGLEKTIREFINNAEKRHPGFKIAFARSIAKNIEIYKNIGKEEPLKQCKICQSPSNSEICSFCKITAKVAGKPLGSEVKTKIAQLHLLNLNHTSTT comes from the coding sequence ATGGTTGAAACAAAGATTAAGTGCTCTTTTTGCAACGAAAATGCTGTTACAAGAATTGGCTATGCGAAGCTGTGGCTATGCAAAGAACACTTCATACAGTTTATAGAGAAGAAGGTTTTCAACACATTTAAAAGATATGGGTTAGGAGGCAAAAACTGGAGGATATTAGCTGCTGTATCAGGTGGTAAGGATAGTGTTTCAATGCTTTACATTCTACACAAGCTTTCAAAGGATATAGGGTTTGAGTTAATTGCTTTGCATATTGATTTGGGTATAGGTGAATATTCCAAGATTTCTCGAGAAGTTGTTGAAAATCTTTGCAAATCTCTTGGAATTCCACTAATAGTTTTAGATCTCAAGGAGCTTACAGGTTTTAATCTTCCAGAAATGGTTTCAAAAACTAAAAGACCTCCATGCAGTTTGTGTGGCCTCATAAAGAGATACTTAATCAATGTTGCTGCGCAAGAGCTTAAGGCAAATGCTGTTGCTCTTGGTCATCACCTAGACGATTTGATTCCTTATATAATCAAAAACTTTGTGCTTCAAAACCTATTCGAAATATCTAAGCTAGGTCCAAAAACAGATACCTTAAATGGATTGGTTGGTAGAATAAGACCTTTGTACGAGGTTTCAGAAGATGAGATAATGCTATATGCATACTTAGCTAAACTACCTTTTGTACAGAATGAGTGCCCATATTCAGCAAGAAAAGGTTTGGAGAAAACAATTAGAGAATTTATTAACAATGCTGAGAAGAGGCATCCAGGATTCAAAATAGCTTTTGCAAGATCCATAGCAAAAAACATTGAGATATACAAAAACATTGGGAAAGAAGAGCCATTGAAACAATGCAAAATTTGTCAATCACCATCAAATAGCGAGATATGTTCATTTTGCAAAATAACAGCTAAGGTAGCTGGCAAACCCCTAGGTTCTGAAGTGAAAACAAAAATTGCCCAACTTCATTTGCTAAACCTTAATCACACTTCTACAACTTAA
- a CDS encoding inositol monophosphatase family protein, with protein sequence MSLYEKVVGCVEKVRAYLNSSMVSFDVVGSNPFGDVSKKFDVDAENILRKCIVDSLGDVVFIGEEEGLNVFGVPKWIVVADPVDGSTNFSFDIPWASISVAVAPYRKGATLEDILFAVVAEIFRSRTYVYDNGSVKIFGGSGRRDSPAPIVLGYFESLEAYTPLLNYLLLSQRKLTIRSLGSAALDIVYVGLGNAEAFIDARAKLRNVDVASAIRIATALGAKAVECSNGFANAMRIPIDSAERVKCVAVAYNNEILNRLAKALQKRF encoded by the coding sequence TTGTCACTGTATGAAAAAGTTGTTGGGTGTGTGGAGAAGGTTAGAGCATATTTAAACTCATCCATGGTTTCATTCGATGTTGTTGGTTCTAATCCTTTTGGCGATGTTTCAAAGAAATTTGATGTTGATGCAGAGAATATTTTGAGGAAGTGTATTGTTGATTCTCTTGGCGATGTTGTTTTTATTGGTGAGGAAGAGGGTTTGAATGTTTTTGGAGTTCCAAAATGGATTGTTGTTGCTGATCCTGTTGATGGAAGCACAAACTTTTCTTTTGATATTCCATGGGCTTCTATATCAGTTGCTGTTGCTCCCTATAGAAAAGGTGCTACGCTAGAGGATATACTGTTTGCTGTTGTTGCAGAGATTTTTAGAAGTAGAACATATGTTTATGACAATGGCTCTGTTAAGATATTTGGTGGTTCTGGAAGAAGAGATTCTCCAGCACCAATAGTTCTTGGATACTTCGAGTCTCTAGAGGCCTACACACCACTACTAAACTATTTGCTTCTAAGCCAAAGAAAATTGACTATTAGATCTCTTGGAAGTGCAGCTTTAGACATTGTTTATGTTGGTCTTGGAAATGCTGAAGCATTTATAGATGCCAGGGCAAAGCTTAGAAATGTTGATGTTGCATCAGCAATAAGAATAGCTACTGCACTTGGTGCAAAAGCTGTTGAGTGTTCAAATGGTTTTGCTAACGCAATGAGGATACCGATAGATTCTGCAGAAAGGGTTAAGTGCGTTGCTGTTGCCTATAACAATGAAATTCTCAATAGACTTGCAAAAGCACTGCAAAAAAGGTTTTAG
- a CDS encoding RpiB/LacA/LacB family sugar-phosphate isomerase — translation MEVSSAKEVKSQTVERSRRVAVGSDDLYPAVNAVVKYLTEKGFEVIPVGSVKTGKPEPWPLVGFEVGKLVASGVADWGVVICYTGTGVSIAANKVKGVRAALCNDAETARGARLWNDANVLAMSGRLVTEYVAREILDAWISTTKIDESEARNIELLKKLDVEGTL, via the coding sequence ATGGAGGTCAGTAGTGCAAAAGAGGTGAAATCCCAGACTGTTGAGAGGAGTAGGAGAGTTGCTGTTGGATCCGATGATCTTTACCCAGCTGTTAATGCTGTTGTGAAGTATCTTACTGAGAAGGGTTTTGAGGTTATACCTGTTGGCTCTGTGAAAACTGGTAAGCCTGAGCCGTGGCCATTGGTTGGTTTTGAGGTTGGGAAGCTTGTTGCTAGTGGTGTTGCTGATTGGGGTGTTGTGATTTGCTATACTGGTACTGGTGTTTCTATTGCTGCTAACAAGGTTAAGGGTGTTAGAGCAGCTCTTTGCAATGATGCTGAAACTGCTAGAGGTGCTAGGCTTTGGAATGATGCAAATGTTTTGGCTATGAGTGGTAGGCTTGTGACCGAATATGTTGCAAGGGAGATTTTAGATGCTTGGATAAGCACAACAAAAATTGATGAGAGTGAGGCTAGAAACATTGAGTTGTTGAAGAAGCTTGATGTTGAGGGAACGCTGTAG
- a CDS encoding DUF362 domain-containing protein, producing MSVSIVKTFDHRNGVSKALELIENEIVASIGNRKKFLIKPNFVSTRTSLAATPVEAVEATIAFISSRFSPSEILVAESPAIGSFRDGLKNFGYYKLRDLFKNVEFIDLDEYEHQRFVLVDESNREFEVYVSKLLLDKSYVVVSPCRAKTHDTVIVTLSIKNIVMGAIKRGWKHEMHKGYYSINYNIAKLATHLMPDIGIVDGVEAMEGNGPISGTSKKWGVVFASTNPVNLDAVVAYAMGFNPMDIGYLYFLWKWGYGEIDISKIRVVGESIESIKTVFKPHSTYRSQLSWKNTAMKLGQLSP from the coding sequence ATGTCTGTTTCGATAGTTAAAACATTTGATCATCGCAATGGGGTTTCCAAAGCTCTTGAGCTTATAGAAAACGAAATTGTTGCTTCCATTGGAAACAGGAAAAAGTTTTTGATAAAACCAAACTTCGTCTCAACAAGAACAAGTCTTGCTGCTACACCTGTTGAAGCTGTTGAGGCAACTATAGCATTTATCTCCTCAAGATTCAGCCCATCGGAGATATTGGTTGCTGAGTCACCTGCTATTGGAAGTTTTAGAGATGGTTTGAAAAACTTTGGCTATTACAAACTTAGAGACTTGTTTAAAAATGTTGAGTTTATTGATCTTGATGAGTATGAGCATCAAAGATTTGTTTTAGTTGATGAAAGTAATAGAGAGTTTGAGGTTTATGTTTCAAAGCTTTTGCTTGATAAAAGCTATGTTGTTGTATCTCCATGTAGAGCAAAAACACATGACACAGTAATTGTTACTCTCTCAATAAAAAACATTGTTATGGGGGCGATAAAAAGAGGGTGGAAACATGAAATGCACAAAGGCTACTACTCAATAAACTACAACATAGCAAAACTTGCAACACATCTAATGCCAGATATAGGCATAGTTGATGGTGTTGAGGCTATGGAGGGCAACGGCCCAATTTCCGGAACATCAAAAAAGTGGGGAGTTGTATTCGCTTCAACAAATCCTGTGAATCTAGATGCTGTAGTGGCATATGCAATGGGGTTTAACCCCATGGATATAGGCTATCTCTACTTCCTATGGAAATGGGGCTATGGGGAAATAGATATAAGCAAGATTAGAGTTGTTGGAGAAAGCATAGAAAGTATTAAAACTGTGTTTAAACCACATTCAACATATAGATCCCAGCTCTCATGGAAAAACACTGCTATGAAACTTGGCCAGCTTTCTCCATAA
- the larC gene encoding nickel pincer cofactor biosynthesis protein LarC → MTSKVVVIDPSISGVSGDMMLASLIDLGVDAKLFESLRKAIIRNVDGVENIEIVVEDVVRSGIRAKAVDVKISERFDERSGLEMIRYAEAVADEVNLSSKMKKFVVDTMKILVDAESKVHGKTAEDTHLHELGSADTIVDIVGVAMALEFLGLVDATFYSLPVAVGKGYVKTDHGLYSVPAPATLEILRRGEAIFFTGHAEGELTTPTGAAIICSLAKSFVDSIPVMKLTQIGYGAGKKDFGNKPNVVRVLVGNNIDNSNVDGLEHERIVVVETDVDDVSGEVVGYTVERLFEVGAKDVSIVPIYMKKNRPGYSIRVLTDEMSYSDIVKTLVRELGTLGVRMYVVNRFKVPYREIRRIAVDIDGSKHLVDVKISKDFNGNIVNTKPEYESVKKIAKDLNKAYRSVANAVLRSLNEIGEG, encoded by the coding sequence GTGACTAGCAAAGTTGTTGTTATAGATCCCTCGATTTCCGGTGTCTCAGGGGATATGATGCTTGCTTCACTAATTGATTTAGGTGTTGATGCAAAGCTTTTTGAGTCTTTGAGAAAGGCTATTATAAGAAATGTTGATGGTGTTGAAAACATTGAAATTGTTGTAGAAGATGTTGTTAGAAGTGGCATCAGGGCTAAGGCAGTTGATGTGAAAATTTCTGAGAGATTTGATGAGAGAAGTGGTTTGGAAATGATTAGATATGCTGAGGCTGTGGCTGACGAGGTTAATCTTAGCAGTAAAATGAAGAAATTTGTTGTTGATACAATGAAAATTCTTGTTGATGCTGAGTCCAAGGTTCATGGGAAAACAGCTGAGGATACTCATCTCCACGAGCTTGGATCAGCAGATACAATTGTTGATATAGTTGGTGTTGCAATGGCTCTAGAGTTTCTTGGTCTTGTTGATGCAACATTCTATTCTCTTCCAGTTGCTGTTGGAAAAGGCTATGTGAAAACAGATCATGGCTTGTACTCAGTGCCAGCACCAGCAACTCTAGAGATTTTGAGAAGAGGGGAAGCAATATTCTTTACTGGACATGCTGAGGGGGAGTTAACAACACCAACTGGAGCTGCAATTATTTGCTCACTTGCCAAATCGTTTGTGGATTCAATACCTGTTATGAAGCTAACTCAGATTGGTTATGGTGCTGGTAAAAAGGATTTTGGGAATAAACCAAATGTTGTTAGGGTATTGGTTGGAAACAATATTGATAATAGCAATGTTGATGGTCTTGAACATGAAAGAATTGTTGTTGTTGAAACAGATGTTGATGATGTTTCTGGTGAGGTTGTTGGGTATACAGTGGAGAGGTTGTTTGAGGTTGGAGCAAAAGATGTGTCGATAGTGCCTATATACATGAAGAAGAATAGACCTGGTTACAGCATTAGGGTATTGACTGATGAGATGAGCTATTCAGATATTGTTAAAACATTGGTTAGAGAGCTTGGAACTCTAGGGGTTAGAATGTATGTTGTTAACAGGTTTAAGGTTCCCTATAGAGAGATTAGGAGAATTGCTGTTGATATTGATGGTTCTAAGCATTTAGTTGATGTGAAGATAAGCAAGGATTTTAATGGAAACATTGTTAATACTAAGCCAGAGTACGAGTCTGTTAAGAAAATTGCCAAGGATTTGAACAAAGCATATAGAAGTGTTGCAAATGCTGTTCTAAGATCCTTAAACGAGATTGGAGAGGGTTAG
- the larB gene encoding nickel pincer cofactor biosynthesis protein LarB, whose amino-acid sequence MDLRKVLEDLASGKISVEEALRRIRLFSIEYIENVIRFDVGRELRRDVPEIVFGEGKSVENLEKILVSVVPRSGRVIVSRLTNEQIAYLENAKFEDFEIFINKRGRIAVVKKKDFDIPKYDCRVGVVAAGTADIGVAEEAKVVVEQMGCETVSIYDVGVAGFHRVLEALKILKERDVDVAIVVAGMEGALPSVVASLIDVPVIGVPTSVGYGAGGEGLAALYSMLQACPLGLAVVNIDNGVNAGVVAGLIGRRISLYKQKCVSVERT is encoded by the coding sequence ATGGACTTGAGAAAGGTTTTAGAGGATCTAGCCTCTGGTAAAATATCTGTTGAAGAGGCTTTGAGAAGGATAAGACTGTTCTCAATTGAGTACATAGAGAATGTTATAAGATTTGATGTTGGTAGAGAGCTTAGAAGAGATGTTCCCGAAATTGTTTTTGGTGAAGGTAAATCTGTTGAGAATCTCGAAAAGATTTTGGTAAGTGTTGTTCCTAGAAGTGGTAGAGTCATTGTTTCTCGTCTTACCAATGAGCAAATAGCTTATTTGGAGAATGCAAAGTTTGAGGATTTTGAAATTTTCATTAATAAAAGGGGTAGGATAGCTGTTGTTAAGAAAAAGGATTTCGATATTCCAAAATATGATTGCAGAGTAGGTGTTGTAGCTGCTGGCACAGCTGATATTGGTGTTGCTGAAGAGGCTAAGGTTGTTGTTGAGCAAATGGGCTGTGAAACAGTATCTATTTATGATGTTGGTGTAGCTGGTTTTCACAGAGTTTTAGAGGCTTTGAAGATTTTGAAGGAGAGAGATGTTGATGTTGCAATAGTTGTTGCTGGCATGGAGGGTGCACTACCATCTGTAGTGGCATCGCTAATAGATGTTCCTGTTATAGGTGTTCCAACATCTGTTGGCTATGGGGCTGGTGGAGAGGGGTTGGCAGCTCTATACTCAATGCTACAGGCATGCCCACTTGGACTAGCTGTTGTAAATATTGATAATGGTGTTAATGCAGGTGTTGTAGCAGGTTTAATTGGGAGAAGAATATCGCTTTACAAACAAAAGTGTGTATCTGTTGAGAGAACATAG
- a CDS encoding VOC family protein: MSCKGLGKVVQIAIVVRNIDEALENWSKLLGIEKPKVIVTEEWEKTKMMFRGEPSRGRAKLAFINMENIVIELIEPIDGPSTWRDFLEKHGQGIHHIAFVVENADECAKYLEGFGGFKEQEGFFRNGKYIYVNTVNGLGAIIELLQYFSK; this comes from the coding sequence ATGAGTTGCAAAGGTCTTGGAAAAGTTGTTCAAATAGCTATTGTTGTGAGGAACATTGATGAGGCTTTGGAGAACTGGTCTAAGCTTCTTGGAATTGAAAAGCCAAAAGTTATTGTAACTGAGGAGTGGGAAAAGACAAAGATGATGTTTAGAGGAGAGCCTTCGAGAGGAAGAGCAAAACTTGCATTTATAAACATGGAGAATATTGTTATAGAGCTTATAGAGCCAATCGATGGTCCTAGCACATGGAGAGATTTTCTTGAGAAGCATGGTCAGGGCATTCACCACATAGCATTTGTTGTTGAAAATGCTGATGAATGTGCTAAGTATTTGGAGGGCTTTGGTGGTTTTAAGGAGCAGGAAGGGTTCTTTAGAAATGGAAAGTATATTTATGTGAATACTGTTAATGGTCTTGGAGCTATTATAGAGCTTCTTCAATATTTCAGCAAGTAG
- a CDS encoding ABC transporter transmembrane domain-containing protein, producing the protein MLKINENGNNEPLDDVIGRVSSDIDFVIWNINAVLTTLLPNVFTAVASTITIFSFNTSIGLAMLASSAPYMLLAEYYSRKAEVARLEERRAYSASIAYIRDALYERRNGDLLNNVFSWWRKAITNLIWFDRIYWGFGLFTQFSSAAAISYMSIEKARKGEIDVGTLAGIISAALGAHGAMLNAMWALCIQSQTVAAIKRVTIYFTQELYEAKRNGKMGMPLAKVIARALKI; encoded by the coding sequence TTGCTAAAAATCAATGAGAATGGAAATAACGAGCCTTTGGATGATGTTATTGGGAGAGTCAGTAGCGATATAGACTTTGTTATTTGGAATATAAACGCTGTTTTAACAACACTACTTCCAAATGTGTTTACAGCTGTGGCATCAACAATAACAATATTTAGTTTCAACACATCAATAGGTTTAGCAATGCTTGCATCATCAGCACCATATATGCTTCTTGCTGAATACTATAGCAGAAAAGCAGAGGTTGCTAGATTGGAGGAGAGAAGAGCTTATAGCGCAAGCATTGCATACATAAGGGATGCTTTATATGAGCGTAGAAATGGTGATTTGCTTAACAACGTGTTTTCTTGGTGGAGAAAAGCAATTACAAACCTCATATGGTTTGACAGAATATACTGGGGTTTTGGATTATTCACACAATTCTCATCAGCAGCAGCAATATCCTACATGTCAATAGAGAAGGCTAGAAAAGGTGAAATAGATGTTGGAACACTAGCTGGAATCATATCAGCTGCTCTCGGAGCCCATGGAGCAATGCTAAATGCTATGTGGGCTCTTTGCATACAAAGCCAAACAGTTGCTGCAATAAAGAGAGTCACAATATACTTTACCCAAGAACTTTATGAAGCTAAAAGAAATGGCAAGATGGGCATGCCGCTAGCTAAGGTCATTGCCAGAGCTCTGAAAATATAA